From a single Azospirillaceae bacterium genomic region:
- a CDS encoding alpha/beta hydrolase, whose protein sequence is MAVLHIPTGKGPGGHAVAINGVAYLASGAGPHPTLLLLHGLPGNEKNLDLAQAVRRAGWNAVTLNYRGSWGSPGSFRFARNPDDAAAALAYLRDPNHAQELGVDTKRLVIAGHSMGAWVAAQTAAKDHALAGLILISMGDMGVLGKMPADKLVAVMADNRETLEGVTPDSMAQEVAKNADAFATPALAPDLTATPLLALTSDDGLASHTDALVASIRAHGGTKVTTAHAATDHGWSDHRVALEAAVINWLQGLKP, encoded by the coding sequence ATGGCGGTGCTGCACATCCCCACCGGCAAGGGGCCCGGCGGACACGCGGTGGCCATCAACGGCGTCGCTTACCTGGCGTCCGGCGCCGGCCCCCACCCCACCCTGCTGCTGCTGCACGGCCTGCCCGGCAACGAGAAGAACCTGGATCTGGCCCAGGCGGTGCGGCGTGCCGGCTGGAACGCCGTCACCCTCAACTATCGCGGATCGTGGGGCAGCCCCGGCAGCTTCCGCTTCGCCCGCAACCCGGACGACGCGGCCGCCGCCCTGGCCTATTTGCGCGACCCCAATCACGCGCAGGAACTGGGCGTGGACACCAAGCGCCTGGTCATCGCCGGCCACAGCATGGGCGCCTGGGTGGCGGCCCAAACGGCGGCGAAAGATCATGCACTGGCCGGCCTGATCCTGATTTCCATGGGCGACATGGGCGTCCTGGGCAAGATGCCGGCCGACAAGCTGGTGGCCGTGATGGCCGATAACCGCGAAACCCTGGAAGGGGTGACCCCCGACAGCATGGCGCAGGAGGTGGCCAAGAACGCCGACGCCTTCGCTACCCCGGCCCTGGCGCCCGACCTGACGGCCACACCCCTGCTGGCCCTGACCTCCGACGACGGCCTGGCCAGCCATACCGACGCCCTGGTGGCCAGCATCCGCGCCCACGGCGGCACCAAGGTGACGACAGCCCACGCCGCCACCGACCATGGCTGGTCCGACCACCGCGTGGCACTGGAGGCGGCGGTGATCAATTGGCTGCAAGGCTTGAAGCCCTAA
- a CDS encoding DMT family transporter: protein MPRAAALRLFAPWIFVLLWSTGFLVARAVMPYADVQLFLVARFGLTALVFVLAALAAGVAWPRGRVLGLHLLTGALMLGAYMGLSYWAIARGLAAGIMALLGALQPLFTALIGGVLFHQRLSGRAWAGLAIGFAGVACVLAPRIGLSGAGGLTPFGIILGLLGVLSVTVGTLLQKSPTTAGNDLRAAGVVQNLGGAAVTGLLFLTIGTPHWDPHPVLWGALIWAALGLSVAGISLLVWMVRHGGATQATALMLLVPPLAALEAFFLFGETLTPVQLAGFALALAGVGLTRRG from the coding sequence ATGCCGCGCGCCGCCGCCCTGCGCCTTTTCGCCCCCTGGATCTTCGTCCTGCTGTGGTCCACGGGTTTCCTGGTCGCCCGCGCGGTGATGCCGTATGCCGACGTGCAGCTGTTCCTGGTGGCGCGGTTTGGCCTGACGGCGCTGGTCTTCGTCCTCGCGGCGTTGGCGGCCGGGGTGGCCTGGCCGCGGGGGCGGGTCCTGGGTTTGCACCTGCTGACCGGCGCGCTGATGCTGGGCGCTTACATGGGGCTGTCCTACTGGGCCATTGCGCGTGGCTTGGCCGCCGGCATCATGGCCCTGCTGGGCGCCCTGCAACCGCTGTTCACCGCCCTGATCGGCGGGGTGCTGTTCCACCAGCGCCTGAGCGGCCGCGCCTGGGCGGGCCTCGCCATTGGTTTCGCTGGCGTCGCCTGCGTGCTGGCGCCGCGCATCGGCCTGTCCGGCGCCGGTGGCCTGACGCCCTTCGGCATCATCCTGGGATTGCTGGGCGTGCTCAGCGTCACCGTCGGCACCCTGTTGCAGAAGTCGCCGACCACGGCGGGCAACGACCTGCGCGCCGCCGGCGTGGTGCAGAACCTGGGCGGGGCGGCGGTGACCGGCCTGCTGTTCCTCACCATCGGCACGCCGCATTGGGACCCCCACCCCGTGCTGTGGGGCGCCTTGATCTGGGCGGCACTGGGCCTGTCGGTGGCCGGCATCTCCCTGCTGGTGTGGATGGTGCGCCACGGTGGCGCCACCCAGGCCACCGCCCTGATGCTGCTGGTCCCGCCGCTGGCGGCGCTGGAGGCCTTCTTCCTGTTCGGGGAAACGCTGACGCCCGTGCAGCTGGCGGGCTTCGCCCTGGCGCTGGCGGGTGTGGGTCTGACGCGGCGGGGTTAG
- a CDS encoding AraC family transcriptional regulator, which translates to MTLVDELSDLIERHAGGQGLWRTAVPRLSVACATSGMPRSCMTVTPQLCVIARGNKRVSLGDRVFDYGAGDLLMATVSLPASGEVLGASPAQPYLAASLHFDPAVMAGVLLDMPPPSSARTPATGLTIRPLPAEVHDAFLRLVRLLDRPADIPVLAPLVEREILYRLLSGPEGAQLRQIALPDGRMAQVNRAIAWIRTNFAQPFSIAALAQAAGMSPSSLHRHFKAVTTLSPLQYQKQIRLHEARRLLLGQPIDVTAAAFAVGYESATQFNREYGRQFGVPPGRDAQRLRSAPGPVRGSALDETPVAGIL; encoded by the coding sequence ATGACGCTTGTGGATGAACTCAGCGACCTGATCGAACGGCATGCCGGCGGCCAAGGCCTGTGGCGCACCGCCGTGCCGCGCCTGTCGGTGGCCTGCGCCACCAGCGGCATGCCGCGATCCTGCATGACGGTCACGCCGCAACTGTGCGTCATCGCCCGGGGCAACAAGCGGGTGTCGCTGGGCGACCGGGTGTTCGACTATGGTGCTGGCGACCTGCTGATGGCCACCGTCAGCCTGCCTGCCAGTGGTGAGGTGCTGGGCGCCAGCCCAGCCCAGCCCTACCTGGCCGCCAGCCTGCATTTCGACCCGGCCGTGATGGCCGGCGTGCTGCTGGACATGCCGCCGCCCTCCTCGGCCCGCACGCCCGCCACCGGCCTGACCATTCGTCCCCTGCCGGCGGAGGTGCACGACGCCTTCCTGCGCCTGGTCCGGCTGCTGGACCGTCCGGCCGACATCCCGGTGCTGGCGCCGTTGGTGGAGCGCGAGATCCTGTATCGCCTGCTGTCGGGGCCGGAGGGCGCGCAGTTGCGCCAGATCGCCCTGCCCGACGGCCGCATGGCCCAGGTCAACCGCGCCATCGCCTGGATCCGCACCAACTTCGCCCAGCCGTTCAGCATCGCCGCGCTGGCCCAGGCGGCGGGCATGAGCCCATCGTCCCTGCACCGCCATTTCAAGGCGGTGACGACCCTCAGTCCCCTGCAATACCAGAAGCAGATCCGGTTGCATGAGGCCCGGCGCCTGCTGCTGGGCCAGCCCATCGATGTGACCGCCGCCGCCTTCGCCGTGGGCTATGAAAGTGCCACGCAGTTCAATCGCGAATACGGCCGCCAGTTCGGCGTGCCGCCCGGCCGCGATGCCCAGCGCCTGCGGTCGGCCCCGGGGCCGGTGCGGGGAAGCGCCCTTGACGAAACGCCGGTCGCCGGCATCTTGTAA